One Fuerstiella marisgermanici DNA window includes the following coding sequences:
- a CDS encoding HlyD family secretion protein has product MTPLILLALTAIHAMADEPQPDTKPDAPLTAQVTIRLVRQADVPVRDAGVLAKLSVSEGASVKAGDVLAVLENEQQQLGLKAAMLNLQMATMASENGHAVETAAAQLAHAESARRVSEVALKISKIEADSDVDKRIADAETQLRQLELERAENARRSFKGSVSESQIDRLRTSLEQGKLEIAKAMDDARTKRLKPEAEQASIDQKNDEIRRYDALLKQEKHRLVVAKVSENLQINEVALAELKLEHRNVRAPFYGSVVELKAQVGEWVPIGAPVFRMIDLGTLRAEGFLPLKATATPLVGRSVAIEVMTGAGTKRVTGKVAFVSSEVDPVNQQVRFWADFENPDQIVLPGLKGTLTIE; this is encoded by the coding sequence ATGACGCCGTTGATTCTGCTGGCATTGACGGCAATCCACGCAATGGCCGACGAACCGCAGCCAGACACCAAGCCGGATGCGCCACTGACGGCTCAGGTGACGATTCGCCTAGTTAGACAGGCGGACGTCCCCGTTCGCGATGCTGGCGTGCTGGCGAAATTGTCGGTATCTGAAGGCGCGTCCGTCAAAGCGGGTGACGTTCTGGCTGTGCTCGAAAACGAACAGCAACAGTTGGGTTTGAAGGCAGCGATGCTGAACCTGCAAATGGCGACGATGGCGTCAGAAAACGGACACGCCGTGGAAACAGCGGCCGCTCAATTGGCGCATGCCGAGTCTGCTCGACGCGTGTCCGAAGTGGCTCTGAAAATTTCAAAGATTGAAGCCGACAGCGATGTGGACAAGCGGATCGCCGACGCCGAGACTCAGCTTCGTCAACTGGAATTGGAACGCGCCGAGAACGCTCGCCGTTCTTTCAAGGGCAGCGTGTCGGAATCACAAATCGATCGGCTAAGAACGTCGCTGGAGCAGGGGAAACTCGAAATCGCCAAAGCGATGGACGACGCTCGCACAAAGCGACTGAAGCCTGAGGCCGAACAGGCGTCGATTGACCAGAAGAATGATGAGATCCGCCGCTATGACGCGTTACTAAAGCAGGAAAAGCACCGCCTGGTTGTGGCAAAAGTGAGCGAGAATCTACAGATCAATGAAGTCGCGCTGGCTGAATTAAAACTGGAACACCGCAACGTCCGCGCTCCGTTCTACGGCAGCGTGGTGGAGTTGAAGGCTCAGGTCGGTGAATGGGTTCCAATCGGAGCGCCGGTGTTTCGGATGATTGATCTTGGCACGCTGCGAGCCGAAGGGTTTCTTCCGCTGAAGGCAACCGCGACGCCTCTGGTTGGACGTTCCGTGGCCATCGAAGTGATGACGGGCGCAGGCACGAAGCGAGTGACCGGAAAGGTTGCATTCGTGAGCAGCGAAGTGGACCCGGTGAATCAACAGGTGCGTTTTTGGGCCGATTTTGAAAATCCCGATCAGATTGTGCTGCCAGGTTTAAAGGGGACGTTGACGATTGAGTGA
- a CDS encoding acyl-CoA desaturase — protein MSGSLTTLGIPKTISPEVEARRAKSKADAETLQASFSKDQLRWDNVDWVVTGFLFFIHLGALAAFVPAFFSWQGLAICLVLHWFTCSVGICLGYHRYLSHKSMKLRAPAEFVVLLAGSLSGEGSPMSWAANHRLHHQKSDQEGDPHSPLIGTWWSHIMWLFVQRKETDKMLLWEKYIPELLERPMMKFFERTFPLWLWAQGLVLLAGGWAWGGWQMGVSFLVWGMCVRMVAAYHSTWFVNSATHLWGYRNYDTRDESRNLWWVAVLAYGEGWHNNHHAHPSVAPAGHRWWEVDMTWWAIRALEMTGLAYDVKAKLPVGRKADDRDHAEAIDAAEPVTVEAA, from the coding sequence ATGAGCGGTTCACTGACGACGCTTGGAATTCCCAAAACGATTTCTCCCGAAGTGGAAGCTCGGCGTGCAAAATCGAAGGCCGATGCGGAAACGTTGCAAGCTTCGTTTTCGAAAGACCAGCTTCGCTGGGACAACGTCGACTGGGTAGTCACGGGATTCCTGTTTTTCATCCATCTGGGAGCGTTGGCAGCATTTGTGCCTGCGTTCTTTAGCTGGCAGGGACTGGCGATTTGTCTGGTGTTGCACTGGTTTACGTGCAGCGTCGGCATTTGCCTGGGCTATCACCGGTACCTGTCTCACAAGTCGATGAAGCTAAGAGCTCCGGCGGAATTCGTCGTATTACTGGCTGGCAGCCTGTCGGGCGAAGGTTCTCCGATGTCCTGGGCGGCGAACCACCGCCTGCACCATCAGAAATCGGATCAGGAGGGCGACCCGCATTCGCCATTGATTGGCACATGGTGGTCTCACATTATGTGGCTGTTCGTTCAGCGTAAAGAAACTGACAAGATGCTGCTGTGGGAGAAGTACATTCCAGAACTTTTGGAGCGTCCCATGATGAAGTTCTTTGAACGCACATTTCCGCTGTGGCTGTGGGCTCAGGGACTGGTTTTGCTGGCTGGCGGCTGGGCGTGGGGCGGTTGGCAGATGGGCGTTTCGTTCCTTGTGTGGGGCATGTGCGTCCGTATGGTCGCGGCTTATCATTCCACATGGTTTGTTAATTCCGCCACTCACTTGTGGGGCTATCGCAACTATGACACTCGCGACGAATCACGAAACCTATGGTGGGTTGCTGTTCTGGCCTACGGCGAAGGCTGGCACAACAATCACCACGCGCACCCAAGTGTCGCGCCGGCTGGACACCGCTGGTGGGAAGTTGACATGACTTGGTGGGCGATTCGAGCTCTTGAAATGACGGGCTTAGCGTATGACGTTAAGGCGAAGCTGCCAGTGGGCCGGAAGGCAGACGATCGGGACCATGCTGAAGCCATTGATGCGGCGGAACCCGTAACGGTTGAGGCGGCATAG
- a CDS encoding VOC family protein gives MSDLNTKHNRAVWMDIPVADLGRAREFYAAVLDINVAREKFGDVEFCVLEHDSGNGGCLVVDADAISSERGILVYLNADGRIKDAVAKVETHGGKIVELVHSIGPHGFRALIVDSEGNRVALHSNTDT, from the coding sequence ATGAGTGATTTGAATACGAAGCACAATCGAGCTGTTTGGATGGACATTCCTGTGGCAGACCTGGGTCGAGCCAGAGAGTTCTATGCTGCAGTGCTGGACATCAATGTCGCGCGGGAGAAATTTGGAGACGTTGAGTTTTGTGTATTGGAACACGATTCCGGGAACGGTGGTTGTCTCGTTGTGGACGCCGACGCAATTTCATCAGAACGTGGGATTCTCGTGTACCTTAACGCAGATGGCCGCATCAAAGATGCGGTCGCCAAGGTGGAGACACACGGCGGAAAGATTGTCGAGCTGGTTCATTCAATCGGACCGCACGGTTTTCGAGCTCTGATTGTCGACAGCGAAGGAAATCGTGTCGCCCTCCATTCGAACACCGACACTTAA
- a CDS encoding response regulator transcription factor has product MNTADSSSPPFPEISNVGTRPSTDTEKNSIHGSGLLLADGNKLNTEAIAWSLSAYGGFQDIQSTSQAQEVLSAIRTKRPSVVLLGERIVTEGVREILSELAVRMGETKVVVFADELTDRQIDLVVHNRVTGLLSRQDSMRNLNEQLLRIANGTPVLSPFLKERVELTRDGQFRCIASAHLKKLTDRQWDVLLRIAEGRRVSEVALDLSISAKAVESHKYRIMKTIGASDRVGLCRWAIREGLIEA; this is encoded by the coding sequence ATGAACACCGCAGATTCTAGCAGTCCCCCCTTCCCTGAAATCTCGAACGTTGGCACACGCCCTTCGACAGATACAGAAAAGAACAGCATCCACGGGTCGGGATTGCTGCTGGCAGACGGCAACAAGCTGAATACGGAAGCCATCGCATGGAGTCTGTCAGCTTATGGCGGTTTTCAGGACATTCAATCAACATCGCAGGCTCAGGAGGTATTGTCAGCCATCCGGACGAAACGCCCTTCTGTCGTGCTGCTGGGAGAACGCATCGTCACCGAAGGGGTGCGAGAAATTCTGTCTGAGTTGGCTGTGCGAATGGGCGAAACCAAGGTTGTCGTGTTTGCAGATGAACTCACCGATCGCCAGATCGATCTTGTCGTTCATAACCGGGTCACCGGGCTGTTGTCGCGTCAGGATTCGATGAGAAATCTAAATGAACAGTTGTTGCGAATTGCGAATGGCACCCCCGTACTGTCCCCATTCCTGAAGGAACGCGTGGAACTTACCCGAGATGGCCAGTTTCGCTGCATCGCGAGTGCTCATCTGAAGAAGCTCACCGATCGTCAGTGGGATGTGCTGTTGCGAATTGCGGAAGGGCGTCGCGTATCCGAAGTCGCGCTTGATCTTTCCATCAGTGCCAAAGCGGTTGAGAGCCACAAGTACCGAATCATGAAAACGATCGGCGCATCCGATCGTGTGGGACTGTGCCGCTGGGCGATTCGCGAAGGCTTGATCGAAGCGTAA
- a CDS encoding efflux RND transporter periplasmic adaptor subunit, giving the protein MTDTWLHNFEAALQRLETAAMADAALSELHRLTEACVGPLADRSRVCVWLRRQNSAERLTSATVDEDKQAVEDDAGLAEKLHGLAESGHAIFDSTSTDHGTTAGMAEKSLLVASPLAVSVACVLQVRFNGLNVPESSFIEACRVVVDVLARYVGRHELSGAEDRLQRQAALTGLATRLQRATSLAEAASLVAQDGVAVFGDCRISVLTNQSGRWKMRAATGVRDVNRYSETVRQIESLAASDEFASWTSPPTVSADAETAAINPTSMMRILKLHRSDAANQPSPFAAISVELFEEQSQPDEGLVEQFREIASNGLLRWCRTSSRIFGSTILNSRAARWATMVAVLMLALAFIPARFEVEVPGQITSPDRQRIFAPENGTIAVVLFENEASVLSGDILLRMTNADLELELQRIQGEYDSAAAELTAVRAQRITDSQPELSGTEQRLEQRMKHLRELLRLLQNQIDSLNVVAPFSGTVFRKDPLRELMSRPVQRGQLLLEIVPADTQWQLELTIPDHLAAYVRERVSSVEDAPAVRFMLKAAPDQTLTATLGSIDDAFQVIDGRIVCRATAELDSLSNVDLRSGESASAFIDCGKRSLGFVWFREVIEFWHQLQFAWF; this is encoded by the coding sequence ATGACGGATACGTGGCTGCACAATTTTGAAGCGGCGTTGCAGCGACTGGAAACGGCCGCGATGGCGGATGCTGCGCTGTCGGAGTTACATCGACTGACGGAAGCGTGCGTTGGTCCGCTGGCAGATCGGAGCCGTGTTTGCGTTTGGTTGCGACGTCAAAATTCTGCCGAACGGCTGACGTCGGCAACGGTAGACGAGGACAAACAGGCGGTGGAAGATGATGCTGGTTTGGCAGAGAAGCTGCACGGACTGGCGGAATCGGGACACGCGATTTTTGATTCGACCAGCACCGATCACGGCACGACTGCTGGAATGGCTGAGAAGTCTCTGCTGGTTGCCAGCCCATTAGCGGTGTCTGTGGCCTGCGTGCTGCAGGTTCGTTTTAATGGGTTGAACGTACCCGAATCGAGCTTTATCGAAGCCTGCCGCGTTGTTGTTGACGTGCTGGCTCGATACGTTGGCCGTCACGAGCTGTCCGGCGCAGAAGACCGATTGCAGCGACAGGCAGCGTTGACCGGCCTGGCGACACGATTGCAGCGAGCGACGTCGCTTGCTGAGGCTGCGTCGCTTGTTGCTCAGGACGGCGTCGCGGTCTTTGGCGATTGTCGAATTTCGGTGCTCACCAACCAAAGCGGCCGCTGGAAGATGCGGGCGGCCACGGGCGTGCGTGATGTCAACCGATATTCCGAAACTGTTCGACAGATCGAATCACTGGCTGCCTCGGACGAATTCGCATCCTGGACGTCGCCGCCAACCGTATCCGCGGACGCAGAAACGGCCGCCATAAATCCGACGTCGATGATGCGAATTCTGAAGCTGCACCGTTCGGACGCTGCCAATCAACCTTCGCCGTTTGCAGCCATCAGTGTGGAACTTTTCGAAGAGCAATCCCAGCCGGATGAAGGGCTGGTTGAGCAATTTCGAGAAATCGCGTCGAACGGCCTGCTGCGTTGGTGCCGAACTTCGTCCCGCATTTTCGGTTCGACAATTCTGAACAGTCGGGCGGCACGTTGGGCCACAATGGTGGCGGTGCTGATGCTGGCTCTTGCATTCATTCCGGCGCGGTTTGAAGTTGAGGTGCCAGGTCAGATTACTTCGCCCGATCGGCAACGAATCTTCGCGCCAGAGAACGGAACGATCGCTGTGGTGTTGTTCGAAAACGAAGCTTCCGTTTTGTCCGGCGATATCTTGCTGCGGATGACGAATGCCGATCTGGAACTCGAACTACAGCGCATCCAGGGCGAATACGATTCGGCCGCGGCGGAACTGACCGCAGTGAGGGCTCAACGCATTACGGATTCGCAACCGGAACTAAGCGGCACCGAGCAGCGGCTTGAACAGCGAATGAAACACCTGCGAGAACTACTCAGGCTGCTGCAGAATCAGATAGATTCGTTGAACGTCGTCGCTCCTTTTTCAGGGACCGTGTTCCGCAAAGACCCGCTGCGTGAGCTGATGTCGCGGCCGGTGCAGCGAGGTCAGTTGCTGTTGGAAATTGTCCCGGCCGATACTCAGTGGCAGCTGGAACTGACAATCCCGGATCACCTTGCTGCGTATGTGCGTGAACGAGTGTCTTCGGTGGAGGACGCGCCTGCGGTTCGGTTTATGTTGAAAGCCGCACCGGATCAAACACTGACAGCGACACTAGGCTCAATCGATGATGCGTTTCAGGTGATCGATGGTCGCATTGTTTGTCGAGCGACAGCCGAGCTGGATTCGCTTTCCAATGTTGATTTGCGGTCAGGCGAGTCGGCATCGGCGTTCATCGACTGCGGCAAACGTTCGTTGGGGTTCGTTTGGTTTCGCGAAGTGATAGAATTCTGGCATCAGCTTCAGTTCGCGTGGTTCTAG
- a CDS encoding tetratricopeptide repeat protein, giving the protein MTLRSLNALLIALFVLVSSGPVQAQEQETEAATRQYAVAVGFQNQKLFDAAIDEWQTFLKKFPKDPRVDRAHHYLGTCSLQEKQYADAIAAFRTVLKDYPKCELLDQSTLNLGIAWYGQAQKSGKDNDYQNAERAFGQMLAKFGDSEYAARALYYRGECLYQLKQVDKAAAAYDQFVKKYPDHELAADAIYALGTAQEVLKQPEQALASFSTFATKFPEHELVTEVQMRRGEILFDNGKFADANPVFEAVSGKRDFELADVAMLRNARCLYELGKVDEAAKLYWNVPREFKNTRHYDAAILAGAKCYFLQEKYKLARTGLEQVMKRDSPEAPEATQWMARCLLKEGDPKQALQVAEQGLQMFKGDAYRPELDLVRIDAMYELPQQREKSADQYAKFVRRNPKTDLAPQAQYMAALASLDVKNYAAAKGFADDFVEPFRDSKLMPDVMFIAAESRLLLGEHKAAAERFRAFLEAAPGHANAEQAKVRCGLALSLADQHDNVITWFTGVVPQLQDASLKSEALSILGRIQLEKGNAKAGAETLKQAIATKPDRPGNDEAYLALAEAYRKLGRSDEADKQLQILQTSFPKSRLASEVDFRIAEAAYGAERYQDAMQAYKRVVAKHPDSDFAPHAQYGLGWTLFSLGEYQKSSAALTTLLDKYNSSSIAPKGLYVRAMAAYQLGDFANVLKDVQAFEQTKPAKNDRLDAEYVKGLAEAGLKKFDAATKTYQNILSDSKDYAAADKVAYELGWAYVELGNTEKAVATFGQLAKTWPDSPLAAESLFRVGESYYDAKQFPQAAQAYQQSAAKSAEGEIAEKSMHKLGWSLLKANDLPGAQSAFAEQLQKHPEGELAGDARFLIGECLYKQKDWAEARKAFEAVAAAGDSNYGPLAMFRAGECAASLDDWAGSKAWHQKVLTEHPDFEMKAEARYGVAWAIQNEGKFDQAIPLYEQVTEETDTETAAKARFMIGECCFAQKQHKDATKHFLKTAFLYNHKEWSAMAYFEAARCFEVLKDVEQAKTCYENLITKYPQHKKVQDAKRRIKELQGA; this is encoded by the coding sequence ATGACGTTACGCAGTCTCAATGCGTTGCTGATTGCGCTATTCGTGTTGGTGAGCTCCGGTCCTGTCCAGGCGCAGGAACAGGAAACGGAAGCGGCCACTCGACAGTATGCCGTCGCAGTCGGATTTCAGAATCAGAAACTGTTTGACGCCGCAATTGATGAATGGCAGACGTTTCTTAAGAAGTTTCCCAAAGATCCGCGAGTCGATCGGGCGCACCATTATCTGGGTACGTGTTCGCTTCAGGAAAAGCAATATGCGGATGCCATCGCCGCGTTTCGGACGGTGTTGAAAGACTATCCCAAGTGCGAATTGCTGGATCAGTCGACGCTGAATCTTGGCATCGCATGGTATGGCCAGGCCCAAAAATCGGGCAAAGACAACGACTATCAGAATGCGGAACGCGCGTTCGGGCAGATGCTGGCGAAGTTTGGTGACAGCGAGTACGCCGCGCGAGCGCTCTATTATCGCGGCGAGTGTCTGTATCAACTGAAGCAGGTCGACAAAGCCGCTGCCGCGTACGATCAGTTTGTGAAAAAGTATCCCGATCACGAACTCGCCGCCGACGCGATTTACGCGCTGGGAACGGCTCAGGAAGTTCTGAAGCAGCCCGAACAGGCGCTCGCCAGTTTTTCAACCTTTGCGACAAAGTTTCCAGAACACGAACTCGTCACCGAAGTGCAAATGCGTCGCGGTGAGATTCTGTTCGACAACGGGAAATTCGCGGACGCCAATCCGGTCTTCGAAGCCGTCAGTGGAAAGCGAGACTTTGAGCTGGCGGACGTCGCCATGCTGCGCAACGCTCGCTGCCTGTACGAACTTGGCAAAGTCGACGAAGCGGCAAAGCTGTATTGGAACGTGCCACGCGAATTCAAGAATACAAGGCACTATGACGCCGCGATTTTAGCCGGAGCGAAGTGCTACTTCCTTCAGGAGAAATACAAGCTGGCTCGCACGGGCCTTGAGCAGGTGATGAAACGCGACTCCCCCGAAGCCCCTGAGGCAACTCAGTGGATGGCGCGGTGTTTGTTAAAGGAAGGTGATCCGAAACAGGCGTTGCAAGTGGCAGAACAGGGGCTGCAAATGTTCAAAGGGGACGCCTATCGCCCGGAACTCGACCTCGTACGCATCGACGCCATGTACGAATTGCCACAGCAGCGAGAAAAGAGTGCTGACCAGTACGCAAAGTTTGTCCGCAGGAATCCCAAAACGGACCTCGCACCTCAGGCACAGTATATGGCCGCTCTAGCGTCGCTGGATGTCAAAAATTACGCGGCAGCCAAAGGTTTCGCGGACGATTTTGTTGAACCATTCCGCGACAGCAAGTTGATGCCGGACGTGATGTTCATCGCGGCTGAAAGTCGTCTGTTGCTGGGGGAACACAAAGCGGCGGCGGAACGTTTTCGAGCCTTTCTGGAGGCGGCTCCGGGTCATGCGAATGCGGAACAGGCGAAGGTACGGTGTGGTTTGGCGCTGTCGTTGGCAGACCAACACGATAACGTCATTACATGGTTCACCGGCGTTGTGCCGCAGCTTCAGGATGCGTCGTTGAAGAGTGAAGCACTTAGCATTCTGGGACGCATACAGCTTGAAAAAGGGAACGCGAAAGCGGGTGCAGAAACATTAAAGCAGGCCATTGCCACAAAACCGGATCGCCCCGGCAACGATGAAGCCTATCTGGCGCTGGCGGAAGCGTATCGGAAGCTGGGTCGCAGCGACGAAGCGGACAAGCAACTGCAGATACTGCAGACCAGTTTTCCCAAAAGCCGTCTGGCCAGCGAAGTCGATTTTCGCATTGCCGAAGCGGCGTATGGTGCCGAGCGTTATCAGGACGCGATGCAGGCGTACAAGCGAGTTGTGGCGAAGCATCCGGATAGCGATTTTGCTCCGCACGCTCAGTATGGTTTGGGCTGGACTCTTTTCAGTCTCGGCGAGTACCAGAAATCGTCTGCGGCGTTGACGACGCTGCTGGACAAGTACAACTCCTCTTCGATCGCGCCGAAGGGGTTGTACGTGCGAGCGATGGCGGCCTATCAATTGGGTGATTTCGCCAACGTGTTAAAGGACGTTCAGGCATTTGAACAAACAAAGCCCGCGAAGAATGACAGGCTCGATGCGGAGTACGTCAAAGGCCTGGCCGAAGCGGGCCTGAAGAAGTTTGATGCCGCCACAAAAACGTATCAAAACATTCTCAGCGACAGCAAGGACTACGCTGCAGCTGACAAAGTCGCTTACGAACTTGGCTGGGCTTATGTCGAACTTGGCAACACGGAGAAAGCCGTTGCGACGTTTGGTCAGCTTGCTAAGACCTGGCCTGACAGTCCGCTGGCGGCGGAGTCGCTGTTTCGTGTGGGCGAATCGTACTACGACGCAAAACAATTTCCTCAGGCAGCACAGGCGTATCAACAGTCGGCGGCGAAGTCGGCGGAAGGTGAGATCGCAGAAAAGTCGATGCACAAGCTTGGTTGGAGTTTGCTGAAGGCGAATGACCTGCCGGGGGCTCAATCAGCATTCGCTGAGCAATTGCAGAAGCATCCCGAAGGCGAACTGGCTGGAGACGCGAGATTTCTGATTGGTGAATGTCTTTACAAACAGAAAGACTGGGCGGAAGCTCGCAAAGCGTTCGAAGCAGTCGCCGCGGCTGGCGACAGCAACTACGGACCTCTGGCGATGTTTCGAGCGGGCGAATGTGCGGCGTCGCTGGACGACTGGGCCGGAAGCAAGGCGTGGCACCAAAAGGTGCTGACCGAACATCCCGACTTCGAAATGAAAGCGGAAGCCCGCTACGGTGTTGCGTGGGCAATCCAGAACGAAGGCAAGTTTGATCAGGCGATCCCTCTTTACGAACAAGTGACCGAAGAAACAGATACAGAAACGGCCGCCAAGGCGCGGTTCATGATCGGCGAATGCTGCTTCGCTCAAAAACAGCACAAGGACGCAACCAAGCACTTTCTGAAAACGGCGTTCCTGTACAACCACAAAGAATGGTCCGCCATGGCGTATTTCGAAGCGGCTCGCTGTTTTGAAGTTCTGAAGGATGTTGAACAAGCGAAGACGTGTTACGAAAACCTGATCACGAAATACCCACAACACAAGAAGGTGCAGGATGCGAAACGCCGGATAAAGGAGTTGCAGGGCGCGTAA
- a CDS encoding M50 family metallopeptidase: MTFSWVKRSDLQIAPHDAGGWIVKDPLTLQYAHLEDTEYHILNLLDGRRQVSELLAAVKRICPSAGLTAEDFAQFIRTLASHQLIRQTGGEDGTRLSQPRATSWFGKMLRAALSVLRLRIKLLNPTPVIDSVMPFAVPLFQPLVIRCCVGLMVAATAMVVLRFGEVTRQLPSMSQFLGPQNLAALLVIFVVVKLLHEAGHAFTARYFGAECNECGVMLMVFTPVLYTNVTDSWLLPRRQRMLITAAGLFVELAIAAVCTLLWWNAEPGPMRFLLLNTMLVCSANTLLFNGNPLLRFDGYYLLTDWLGIPNLAQQSSATVRAALLKVLTGRSVIQQPNGYRRWQLLAYGILSSLYRMLLTLVILQLIDSLAAEWRVQFLGAALSLAILVGFIGVPVLLFVMQVRGVVKDAAQHNGNPAGTRLRIVACCILIVGGLLIPLPQSVVAPAFVQPTSQPVFTPLPGQLQTSIRYGDRLQASQPVATLSNNELNQRGMELTAAVNDLQLQLNALRSDPEMASSELLPQLRESLSTAEQRERQFRTELHKLTVAAPTSGVLLPPPRVPVQLENRLPQLWHGNPLDPENSAAWLPRGTLLGFAGDRRDVRLLIAVGEDKVQLLESGQRFDFLPTGSATTRTSGTLKSVVSLPSEELPVSLAIAGFVNGRAEADVVRPADITYAVSGQLDLVENQAPPALYSTGRVRIEVQSASLLQRLLRYFRQTF, encoded by the coding sequence GTGACGTTTTCGTGGGTCAAACGGTCTGATTTGCAGATCGCGCCGCATGATGCTGGCGGGTGGATCGTGAAAGATCCGCTGACATTGCAGTACGCTCATTTGGAAGACACCGAGTACCACATTCTTAACCTGCTGGACGGTCGACGACAGGTGTCTGAATTGCTGGCCGCCGTGAAACGAATTTGCCCATCGGCTGGTCTGACGGCGGAAGACTTTGCTCAATTCATTCGAACTCTTGCCAGCCATCAGCTGATTCGGCAAACCGGCGGCGAAGACGGAACTCGTCTTTCCCAGCCGCGAGCGACGTCATGGTTCGGAAAGATGCTTCGAGCCGCGCTGTCGGTTCTTCGGTTGCGAATCAAGCTGCTAAATCCCACGCCCGTCATTGATTCCGTGATGCCGTTCGCGGTGCCACTGTTTCAACCGCTGGTGATTCGGTGCTGCGTCGGCCTGATGGTAGCGGCGACTGCTATGGTTGTGCTGCGGTTTGGTGAGGTGACTCGACAATTGCCAAGCATGTCGCAGTTTTTGGGTCCTCAGAATCTGGCAGCGCTGCTGGTGATCTTTGTCGTCGTCAAGCTGCTGCACGAAGCGGGCCATGCGTTTACCGCGAGGTACTTCGGAGCGGAATGCAACGAATGCGGCGTCATGCTGATGGTATTCACGCCGGTGTTGTACACGAACGTCACAGACAGTTGGCTGCTGCCTCGGCGGCAACGCATGCTGATTACAGCGGCAGGCCTGTTTGTGGAACTCGCCATCGCCGCCGTTTGCACTCTGTTGTGGTGGAATGCCGAACCGGGGCCAATGCGGTTTCTGTTGCTGAATACAATGCTGGTCTGCAGCGCCAACACATTGCTGTTTAATGGAAACCCGTTGCTGCGATTTGACGGTTACTATCTGCTGACGGACTGGCTTGGCATCCCGAACCTGGCTCAGCAATCATCCGCAACCGTTCGGGCCGCGTTGTTGAAGGTGTTGACGGGGCGTTCAGTGATCCAACAACCGAATGGCTACCGACGCTGGCAACTGCTGGCGTACGGGATTCTGTCGAGCCTATATCGAATGCTGCTGACGTTGGTCATTCTGCAGCTTATCGATAGCCTCGCGGCAGAATGGCGTGTGCAATTTTTGGGGGCGGCGTTATCGCTGGCAATTTTGGTCGGTTTCATCGGTGTTCCGGTGCTGTTGTTTGTCATGCAGGTTCGCGGCGTTGTGAAGGACGCGGCACAGCACAACGGAAATCCGGCAGGGACGCGACTCCGCATCGTAGCCTGCTGTATCTTGATTGTCGGCGGTTTGCTGATCCCGTTGCCGCAATCCGTGGTGGCCCCGGCGTTTGTGCAGCCGACCTCACAGCCCGTGTTTACGCCCCTGCCGGGGCAACTGCAAACGTCTATTCGGTATGGTGACCGTTTGCAGGCAAGTCAGCCGGTCGCGACGCTCAGCAACAACGAACTGAATCAACGCGGCATGGAATTGACGGCGGCCGTCAACGATCTGCAACTGCAGCTCAACGCTTTGCGCAGCGATCCGGAAATGGCGTCGTCGGAATTACTGCCTCAGCTTCGCGAAAGTCTGTCAACGGCCGAGCAACGCGAACGGCAATTCCGCACAGAGCTGCATAAGCTAACAGTCGCAGCACCGACATCGGGCGTGTTGTTGCCGCCGCCACGCGTTCCCGTGCAGCTAGAAAACCGGCTGCCTCAACTGTGGCATGGCAATCCACTGGATCCAGAAAACTCGGCGGCGTGGCTTCCGCGAGGTACGTTATTGGGTTTCGCAGGCGATCGACGTGACGTGCGATTGCTGATCGCTGTCGGCGAAGACAAAGTGCAGCTTCTAGAATCGGGGCAACGCTTCGACTTCCTGCCGACCGGATCCGCAACGACAAGGACTTCCGGAACACTGAAGTCGGTCGTGAGCCTGCCGTCAGAAGAATTGCCAGTTTCGTTGGCGATTGCCGGTTTCGTGAACGGGCGTGCAGAAGCCGACGTTGTGCGCCCAGCCGACATTACCTATGCAGTAAGCGGTCAACTGGATTTAGTCGAGAACCAAGCTCCGCCTGCCCTGTACAGCACTGGGCGCGTTCGAATCGAAGTGCAATCCGCTTCGCTTCTTCAGCGTCTTCTGCGGTACTTTCGGCAGACGTTTTAG